The following are encoded together in the Salvia hispanica cultivar TCC Black 2014 chromosome 6, UniMelb_Shisp_WGS_1.0, whole genome shotgun sequence genome:
- the LOC125197475 gene encoding major allergen Pru ar 1-like: MGVIVDEQVLTCSISPTRFFKAFFVDAKNLLPNILPTVFKSAEYIEGNGGSILLLSFYEGNEVKTMKHKVEEIDEANLVYKFSIIEGANMGVDFESVKSVNKVEAGPDGGCILKSVVTYNTKGDNENAIQESIKKAKESLVGFFQAVVGHLHSNPDVYN, from the exons atGGGTGTAATTGTTGATGAGCAAGTACTCACATGCTCAATCTCACCAACTAGGTTTTTCAAAGCTTTCTTTGTTGATGCCAAGAATCTATTGCCCAATATTTTACCTACAGTTTTCAAGAGTGCAGAATACATAGAGGGCAATGGTGGATCCATCTTACTGCTTTCTTTCTATGAAG GAAATGAAGTGAAGACCATGAAACATAAGGTCGAGGAAATTGACGAGGCAAATCTTGTGTACAAGTTCAGTATAATCGAAGGTGCTAACATGGGCGTTGATTTTGAGTCTGTCAAGAGTGTTAACAAGGTTGAAGCTGGTCCGGATGGAGGTTGCATTCTTAAATCAGTTGTGACATATAACACAAAAGGAGATAACGAGAATGCGATTCAAGAGAGTATCAAGAAAGCCAAAGAAAGTCTTGTTGGATTCTTCCAAGCTGTTGTGGGACATCTACATTCCAACCCTGATGTATACAACTGA
- the LOC125197528 gene encoding major allergen Pru ar 1-like gives MGVIVDEQVLTCSIPPTRFFKAFFVDSHNLMPKILPTVFKSIEYTEGTGGSGSIRVLSFHEGNEVKTMKHKIEEVDEANLVYKFSIIEGANMGVDFESVKCVNKVEAGPDGGCVLKSTVTYNTKGDNENVIQESIKKAKEGLVGFFQAVVGHLHSNPDAYN, from the exons ATGGGTGTGATTGTTGATGAGCAAGTACTCACATGTTCAATTCCACCAACTAGGTTTTTCAAAGCtttctttgttgattcccACAACCTAATGCCCAAGATTTTGCCAACAGTTTTCAAGAGTATCGAATACACAGAAGGCACTGGTGGATCTGGATCCATCAGGGTGCTTTCGTTCCACGAAG GAAATGAGGTGAAGACCATGAAACATAAGATCGAGGAAGTTGACGAGGCAAACCTTGTGTACAAGTTCAGTATCATCGAAGGTGCTAACATGGGTGTTGATTTTGAGTCCGTCAAATGTGTGAACAAGGTTGAAGCTGGTCCGGATGGAGGTTGCGTTCTTAAATCAACCGTCACATACAACACAAAAGGAGATAACGAGAATGTGATTCAAGAGAGTATCAAGAAAGCCAAAGAGGGTCTTGTTGGATTCTTCCAAGCTGTTGTGGGACATCTACACTCCAACCCTGATGCatacaactaa
- the LOC125197527 gene encoding major allergen Pru ar 1-like, whose protein sequence is MGVIVEEQVLTCSIPPARFFKAFFVDSHNLMPKILPTVFKSIDYTEGTGGSGSIRVLSFHEGNEVKTMKHKIEEVDEANLVYKFSIIEGANMGVDFESVKCVNKVEAGPDGGCVLKSTVTYNTKGDNENVIQESIKKAKESLVGFFQAVVGHLHSNPDAYN, encoded by the exons aTGGGTGTGATTGTTGAGGAGCAAGTACTCACATGTTCAATTCCACCAGCTAGGTTTTTCAAAGCTTTCTTCGTTGACTCCCACAACCTAATGCCCAAGATTTTGCCAACAGTTTTCAAGAGCATCGACTACACAGAAGGCACTGGTGGATCTGGATCCATCAGGGTGCTTTCGTTCCACGAAG GAAATGAGGTGAAGACCATGAAGCATAAGATCGAGGAAGTTGACGAGGCAAACCTTGTGTACAAGTTCAGTATCATCGAAGGTGCTAACATGGGTGTTGATTTTGAGTCCGTCAAATGTGTGAACAAGGTTGAAGCTGGTCCAGATGGAGGTTGCGTTCTTAAATCAACTGTCACATACAACACAAAAGGAGATAACGAGAATGTGATTCAAGAGAGTATCAAGAAAGCCAAAGAGAGTCTTGTTGGATTCTTCCAAGCTGTTGTGGGACATCTACACTCCAACCCTGATGCatacaactaa
- the LOC125197067 gene encoding major allergen Pru ar 1-like, which translates to MGVIVDEQALTCSIPHARIFKAFIVDSNNLIPKILPTVFKSIEYTSGNGEPGSIKVLSYYEGGEVKTMTHRVDELDEENLVYKFSILEGGNMGIDFESVSVVNKVEAGPDGGSIFKSVNTYTTKGDNESAIQESIKKGKESVAGFFQAIVGHLQSNSDAYK; encoded by the exons atgggTGTGATTGTTGATGAGCAAGCACTCACATGTTCAATTCCACATGCTAGGATTTTCAAAGCATTCATTGTTGATTCAAACAATCTAATTCCCAAGATTTTGCCAACGGTTTTTAAGAGCATTGAGTATACAAGTGGAAATGGTGAACCTGGATCGATTAAGGTCCTTTCTTATTACGAAG GAGGTGAAGTGAAAACCATGACGCATAGAGTAGACGAATTGGACGAGGAAAATCTTGTGTACAAGTTCAGTATACTCGAAGGTGGTAATATGGGTATAGATTTTGAGTCTGTCTCGGTCGTGAACAAGGTTGAAGCTGGTCCTGATGGAGGTTCCATTTTTAAATCTGTCAACACATATACCACAAAAGGGGATAACGAGAGTGCGATTCAAGAGAGTATAAAGAAAGGTAAAGAGAGTGTTGCTGGATTCTTCCAAGCTATTGTGGGACACCTACAATCGAACTCCGATGCATACAAGTAA
- the LOC125195854 gene encoding major allergen Pru av 1-like has product MAPITADQEISCSLPPQKLFKAFVLDANELMPKVIPNFFKSFETIEGDGGVGSVMLVTFAEGSGIKPAKHKIVELDEENHVFKYNLIEGGILGDDLESVSYVLTFDKGADGGCVIKIAATYHPKKDDHEHGIIKEIIEKGKEATKGFIHAIEAHLHGHT; this is encoded by the exons ATGGCACCAATCACGGCTGATCAAGAAATCAGCTGCTCACTCCCACCACAAAAATTGTTCAAAGCTTTTGTGCTTGATGCAAACGAACTCATGCCCAAAGTTATACCCAATTTCTTTAAAAGCTTCGAAACTATAGAGGGAGATGGAGGAGTTGGGAGTGTCATGCTTGTTACTTTTGCAGAAG GAAGTGGTATCAAGCCGGCAAAGCATAAGATTGTAGAATTGGACGAGGAAAACCATGTGTTCAAGTACAATTTGATCGAAGGTGGTATTTTGGGAGACGATCTCGAATCTGTATCCTATGTTCTAACATTCGATAAGGGTGCTGATGGTGGTTGTGTCATCAAGATTGCCGCAACATACCACCCCAAAAAGGATGACCACGAGCATGGCATAATAAAAGAGATTATAGAGAAAGGCAAAGAGGCGACTAAAGGGTTCATTCATGCTATTGAGGCTCACCTCCATGGACATACCTAG